One genomic window of Halorhabdus sp. CBA1104 includes the following:
- a CDS encoding RDD family protein produces the protein MTKRPERRCGVGIRGVAMAIDSIVWIALFMGAVSAVGLLTGELQTTSEGIETHLEGGPALGGTALWLGLSILYHTLLEWRWGKTLGKYLVAISVTRPDGSLPSLRGSLARNVLRLIDWLPFLYLVGIVTIAVSETDKRLGDRVGKTIVVRS, from the coding sequence ATGACCAAGCGTCCCGAACGACGGTGTGGCGTCGGTATCCGTGGCGTCGCGATGGCGATCGACTCGATCGTCTGGATCGCGCTGTTCATGGGTGCTGTTTCGGCGGTCGGCCTCCTGACCGGGGAGCTACAGACCACGAGCGAAGGGATCGAAACCCACCTCGAAGGCGGTCCGGCGCTGGGAGGCACTGCCCTCTGGCTTGGGCTCTCGATCCTGTATCACACGCTCTTGGAGTGGCGGTGGGGCAAGACGCTCGGGAAGTATCTCGTCGCCATCAGCGTCACGCGACCGGACGGGTCGTTACCGTCGTTGCGTGGCTCGCTCGCCCGGAACGTGCTCCGGCTTATCGACTGGTTGCCATTCTTGTATCTGGTCGGGATCGTCACGATCGCGGTCTCGGAGACGGACAAGCGTCTCGGTGATCGCGTCGGCAAGACGATCGTCGTGCGGTCCTGA